The following coding sequences lie in one Bordetella genomosp. 9 genomic window:
- a CDS encoding LysR substrate-binding domain-containing protein, giving the protein MDFRQLRYFVAVAEELSFSAAARRLHVSQPPLSMQVKSLEDELGATLLRRTKRHVELTEAGALFLEQARRALQHLERAGDVVRQAMQGEAGEIRIAFTASVPMFEAFPRIVQSFRGRHPAARADLLHMSTGQQLQALAERNIDVGFLRPSLLFCPPPDIRVLSLWSDRLMAVLPAGHRLAQRRAPLPMAALSGESFILFPRGLGCGLFEHVGVLASRAGFALQVSQEAREGATIIGLVAAGMGVSILPETYAKTGIPGVTYRPLDTPDAASRVLLAHRADDDTPLLARFFETAAASR; this is encoded by the coding sequence ATGGATTTCCGCCAGCTCCGGTACTTCGTTGCGGTGGCAGAGGAACTGAGCTTCAGCGCGGCGGCGCGCCGCCTGCACGTCAGCCAGCCGCCGCTGAGCATGCAGGTGAAATCGCTGGAAGACGAGCTGGGCGCAACCCTGCTGCGCCGGACCAAGCGCCATGTGGAATTGACGGAAGCCGGTGCGCTGTTTCTGGAACAGGCGCGGCGCGCGCTGCAGCACCTGGAACGGGCGGGCGACGTAGTCCGTCAGGCCATGCAGGGCGAAGCCGGGGAAATCCGTATCGCGTTCACGGCTTCCGTGCCGATGTTCGAGGCTTTTCCCCGCATCGTGCAAAGCTTCCGCGGCCGCCATCCGGCGGCGCGCGCCGACCTGCTCCATATGTCCACCGGACAGCAGTTGCAGGCTCTGGCCGAGCGCAACATCGACGTCGGTTTCCTGCGCCCTTCCCTGCTTTTCTGTCCGCCGCCGGACATCCGGGTGCTGTCGCTCTGGAGCGATCGGCTCATGGCCGTGCTGCCCGCGGGGCACCGCCTCGCGCAAAGGCGGGCGCCCTTGCCCATGGCGGCGTTATCGGGCGAATCCTTCATTCTGTTCCCGCGCGGGCTGGGTTGCGGCCTGTTCGAACACGTCGGCGTGCTGGCCAGCCGCGCCGGGTTTGCCTTGCAGGTGAGCCAGGAGGCCCGGGAGGGCGCCACCATCATCGGGCTGGTCGCCGCGGGCATGGGCGTCTCCATCCTGCCCGAAACGTATGCGAAAACCGGCATTCCGGGCGTAACGTACCGGCCGCTCGATACGCCCGACGCCGCCAGCCGGGTGCTGCTCGCGCATCGCGCCGACGACGACACGCCGCTGCTGGCGCGCTTTTTCGAGACCGCCGCCGCGAGCCGCTGA
- a CDS encoding transcriptional repressor, with protein sequence MTDSVDLKGIGLKVTFPRLKILDLFRNSERRHLSAEDVYRHLMNEGVEMGLATVYRVLTQFEQAGLLKRSQLGGNKAIFELNDGERHHGHLVSTPTGHVEEFFDPDIERRLRQIADEMGYNLTEFTITIFATPK encoded by the coding sequence ATGACGGATTCCGTCGATTTGAAGGGCATCGGTCTGAAGGTGACGTTTCCGCGCCTGAAGATACTCGATCTGTTCCGCAACAGCGAAAGGCGCCACCTCAGCGCCGAAGACGTCTATCGCCACCTGATGAACGAAGGCGTCGAAATGGGCCTGGCCACGGTCTACCGTGTGCTGACGCAGTTCGAGCAGGCGGGACTGCTCAAGCGCAGCCAGCTCGGCGGCAATAAGGCGATATTCGAGCTGAACGATGGCGAGCGGCACCATGGGCATCTGGTGAGCACGCCCACCGGGCACGTAGAGGAGTTCTTCGACCCGGATATCGAACGCCGGCTGCGCCAGATCGCCGACGAGATGGGCTACAACCTGACCGAATTCACCATCACGATTTTCGCGACGCCGAAATAG
- a CDS encoding AI-2E family transporter — protein MSNSNLHYRTFLFLLIVVTIAFGWILWPFYGAVFWGTILAIIFAPLHRRLLSRLGKRRNLAALITLLLCVVIAILPVIVITGSLVQEGTALYQQIRSGNLNFGLYFERVMNALPPSVHATLDRFDLADIRSLQEKLSTATVQGSQFLATKAFSIGQDTFQFVVSFGVMLYLLFFLLRDGATLSRTISRAIPLSEAYKQHLTRKFTTVIRATVKGNVAVAATQGLLGGLAFWFLGIQGSLLWGVLMGFLSLLPAVGAALIWVPVAVYFLVTGALWEGLGLIAFCVLVIGMVDNIMRPILVGKDTKMPDYVVLISTLGGMALFGLNGFVIGPLVAALFTAVWDLFASEGETAAN, from the coding sequence ATGAGCAATTCCAATCTGCACTACCGGACCTTCCTGTTCTTGCTGATCGTCGTCACGATCGCGTTCGGCTGGATCCTGTGGCCATTCTACGGCGCGGTGTTCTGGGGCACCATCCTTGCCATCATCTTTGCCCCGCTGCACCGGCGCCTGCTCTCGCGCCTGGGCAAACGCCGCAACCTGGCCGCCCTCATCACCCTGCTGCTGTGCGTGGTGATCGCCATCCTGCCGGTCATCGTGATCACCGGTTCGCTCGTGCAGGAAGGTACGGCGCTTTACCAGCAGATCCGTTCCGGCAACCTGAACTTCGGCCTGTATTTCGAGAGGGTGATGAACGCCCTGCCTCCGTCCGTGCATGCGACGCTGGACCGGTTCGACCTTGCCGATATCCGTAGCCTGCAGGAGAAGCTGAGCACGGCCACGGTGCAGGGCAGCCAGTTCCTGGCCACCAAGGCGTTCAGCATCGGGCAGGACACCTTCCAGTTCGTGGTCAGTTTCGGCGTGATGCTGTACCTGCTGTTCTTCCTGCTGCGCGACGGAGCCACCCTGTCCCGCACGATCAGCCGGGCGATTCCCTTGAGCGAAGCCTACAAGCAGCACCTGACCCGCAAGTTCACCACGGTGATCCGCGCCACGGTCAAGGGCAACGTGGCCGTGGCGGCGACGCAGGGCCTGCTGGGCGGCCTGGCGTTCTGGTTCCTGGGCATCCAGGGTTCCCTGCTTTGGGGCGTGCTGATGGGGTTCCTCTCGCTGCTGCCGGCCGTGGGTGCGGCGCTGATCTGGGTGCCCGTGGCCGTCTATTTCCTCGTCACGGGGGCGCTTTGGGAAGGACTGGGACTGATCGCGTTCTGCGTGCTGGTCATCGGCATGGTCGATAACATCATGCGCCCGATCCTGGTGGGCAAGGACACCAAGATGCCCGACTACGTGGTCCTGATCTCCACGCTGGGCGGCATGGCGCTGTTCGGGCTGAACGGCTTCGTCATCGGCCCGCTCGTCGCGGCGCTATTCACCGCCGTGTGGGACCTGTTCGCATCCGAGGGCGAAACCGCGGCCAATTAG
- a CDS encoding MetQ/NlpA family ABC transporter substrate-binding protein codes for MHPARIPRRRMLRGLGAAAGLAWVPAVTRAIAQPAPLRIGVIASIANEATEIAIDQARLEGVNAKLVEFADWVMPNVATVDGSIDANFFQHAPFLDVFNRSRGANLVPIAYGYSTTIGLFSKKIKRGEPIPQGASIGIPADPVNTGRALLLLQSMGLIVLKPGVAERATLLDVQDNPRNLKFVAIEGAQASRSFDDVTASVTYTTFARHGGLDEKDGLAFDNQDPANVRRYAIRWVTRPERAQDQRLLKFIAVYQRSPEVKATLRRLYGDLIDFPW; via the coding sequence ATGCATCCCGCCCGCATCCCGCGTCGTCGCATGCTGCGCGGGCTCGGCGCGGCGGCGGGCCTGGCATGGGTTCCCGCCGTCACGCGCGCCATCGCGCAACCGGCTCCCTTGCGCATCGGCGTCATCGCCAGCATTGCAAACGAGGCGACGGAAATCGCCATCGATCAGGCGCGGCTTGAGGGCGTCAATGCCAAGCTGGTCGAATTCGCCGATTGGGTCATGCCGAATGTCGCCACGGTGGACGGCTCCATCGACGCCAACTTCTTCCAGCACGCGCCGTTTCTGGACGTGTTCAACCGCAGTCGCGGGGCGAATCTGGTCCCCATTGCCTACGGCTATTCCACCACCATCGGCCTGTTCTCGAAGAAGATCAAGCGCGGCGAGCCGATTCCGCAGGGCGCGTCCATCGGCATCCCGGCCGACCCTGTCAATACCGGCCGGGCCCTGCTGCTGTTGCAGTCCATGGGGCTGATCGTCCTGAAGCCCGGCGTGGCCGAACGGGCCACGCTGCTGGACGTGCAGGACAACCCGCGCAATCTGAAATTCGTCGCGATCGAAGGGGCGCAGGCCTCGCGCTCTTTCGATGACGTCACTGCGTCGGTCACGTACACGACCTTCGCGCGCCACGGCGGCCTGGACGAAAAAGACGGCCTGGCCTTCGACAACCAGGACCCCGCCAATGTGCGGCGCTACGCCATCCGCTGGGTGACCCGGCCCGAGCGCGCCCAGGATCAACGCTTGTTGAAGTTCATCGCGGTCTATCAGCGCTCGCCGGAGGTCAAGGCGACGCTGCGGCGTCTTTATGGCGACCTGATCGACTTTCCCTGGTAG
- a CDS encoding carbonic anhydrase, with amino-acid sequence MDKTFDFPGRLTAGYQAFLTSRFPSERARFRQLAEVGQSPEIMVIGCCDSRVAPELIFDAGPGEIFVLRNVANLVPPYEPDSHYHGTSSAIEFAVNGLNVKHIVVMGHAACGGIRSYYDHAEPLAKGDFIGKWMSQIGETANKLNLGGERDADLRRLEWAVVEHSLNNLMTFPYIRQRVERGELQLHGAYFGVATGLLFIRDPRTGEFHPFGEGPADDSAA; translated from the coding sequence ATGGATAAGACTTTCGATTTTCCCGGGCGGCTGACCGCCGGGTACCAGGCTTTTCTGACGAGTCGCTTTCCTTCCGAGCGGGCGCGCTTCCGTCAATTGGCGGAAGTGGGGCAGAGCCCGGAAATCATGGTCATCGGCTGCTGCGACTCCCGCGTCGCGCCCGAGCTGATTTTCGACGCCGGGCCGGGCGAGATTTTCGTGCTGCGCAACGTCGCCAACCTGGTGCCGCCGTACGAGCCGGATTCCCACTATCACGGCACCAGCTCGGCCATCGAGTTTGCCGTGAACGGCTTGAACGTGAAGCACATCGTGGTGATGGGCCATGCGGCCTGCGGCGGCATCCGTTCCTATTACGACCATGCCGAGCCCTTGGCCAAGGGCGATTTCATCGGCAAGTGGATGTCGCAGATCGGGGAAACGGCGAACAAGCTGAATCTGGGTGGCGAGCGGGACGCGGATCTGCGCCGTCTGGAATGGGCGGTGGTGGAACACAGCCTGAATAACCTGATGACCTTCCCGTATATCCGGCAGCGCGTCGAGCGTGGCGAGCTGCAACTGCATGGCGCGTACTTCGGCGTGGCAACCGGCCTGCTGTTCATCCGCGATCCACGCACCGGCGAGTTCCATCCCTTCGGGGAGGGGCCGGCCGACGACAGCGCCGCCTGA
- the alkB gene encoding DNA oxidative demethylase AlkB, translating into MAYPSLPGASGDLFGAPDEEAPWDEPIAPGAVLLRRYACGRAPALLAAVKAIAAAAPFRHLETPGGQRMSVAMTNCGTQGWISDRRGYRYGAEDPLSGRPWPAMPDVFIDLAREAAARAGYADFAPQACLINLYRPGARLSLHQDRDELDLRAPIVSISLGLPAVFLFGGLQRNDRPRRFTVQHGDIAVWGGPSRLAFHGVAPLRDGTHPATGPSRVNLTFRKTA; encoded by the coding sequence ATGGCTTATCCATCACTTCCCGGCGCTTCCGGTGACCTGTTCGGCGCCCCGGATGAGGAAGCGCCGTGGGACGAACCGATCGCGCCGGGCGCCGTGCTGCTGCGTCGCTACGCCTGCGGCCGCGCGCCGGCGCTGCTGGCGGCGGTGAAAGCGATTGCGGCGGCGGCGCCTTTTCGTCACCTGGAAACGCCCGGGGGCCAGCGGATGTCGGTGGCCATGACGAACTGCGGGACCCAGGGCTGGATTTCGGACCGGCGTGGCTATCGCTATGGGGCGGAGGATCCCTTGTCCGGCCGGCCCTGGCCCGCCATGCCGGACGTGTTCATCGACCTGGCGCGGGAAGCGGCCGCGCGTGCCGGTTATGCGGATTTCGCGCCGCAGGCCTGCCTGATCAACCTGTACCGGCCCGGTGCGCGGCTGTCGCTGCATCAGGACCGCGATGAGCTCGACCTGCGCGCGCCCATCGTCTCCATCTCCCTGGGCTTGCCCGCCGTATTCCTGTTCGGCGGCCTGCAGCGCAACGACCGCCCGCGCCGCTTCACGGTGCAGCACGGCGACATCGCCGTATGGGGCGGCCCGTCGCGCCTGGCCTTCCACGGCGTCGCACCCCTGCGCGACGGAACCCATCCCGCCACCGGCCCAAGCCGCGTCAACCTGACCTTCCGCAAGACCGCCTGA
- the xerD gene encoding site-specific tyrosine recombinase XerD, protein MASSAGSRPRSARRVKQDAPSLQSRQDIDPSVAEFLDALWLEDGLSRNTLNAYRNDLAAFDVWLHEHEGRRICAARAGDIESWFAAVHGDTRPTTANRRLSALRRYFQWALRERRIASDPCLSVRSARQPLRTPKTLSEAQVESLLAAPRVETELGLRDKAMLETLYATGLRVSELVGLAALDVNLNEGVVRVVGGKGGKDRLVPLGAEAAHWIDRYVRHSRPLLLAGRQCDALFVTVRGEAMHRQTFWLMVGRYAREADIRAPISPHVLRHAFATHLVNHGADLRVVQMLLGHADISTTQIYTHVARERLKTLHAQHHPRG, encoded by the coding sequence ATGGCGAGCAGCGCCGGTTCGCGGCCGCGCTCGGCGCGGCGGGTCAAGCAGGATGCCCCTTCGCTTCAGAGCCGCCAGGACATCGACCCCTCGGTGGCGGAGTTTCTCGATGCGCTATGGCTGGAGGACGGCCTGTCACGCAATACGCTGAACGCGTATCGCAACGATCTGGCGGCCTTCGACGTCTGGCTGCATGAACACGAGGGGCGCCGTATCTGCGCAGCACGGGCGGGGGACATCGAAAGCTGGTTCGCAGCCGTGCATGGCGATACGCGCCCGACCACGGCCAACCGCCGCCTATCGGCCCTGCGCCGTTATTTCCAGTGGGCCCTGCGCGAACGGCGCATCGCCAGCGATCCCTGTCTTTCCGTGCGGTCCGCGCGCCAGCCGCTGCGAACGCCGAAGACGCTGTCCGAAGCGCAGGTGGAATCGTTGCTCGCGGCCCCGCGCGTGGAGACCGAGCTGGGTCTGCGCGACAAGGCCATGCTGGAGACCCTGTACGCCACCGGACTCAGGGTATCCGAGCTGGTCGGACTGGCCGCGCTGGACGTCAATCTGAACGAAGGCGTGGTGCGCGTGGTGGGCGGCAAGGGCGGCAAGGACCGGCTGGTGCCGCTGGGGGCCGAGGCGGCCCACTGGATCGACCGCTACGTCCGTCATTCCCGGCCGCTGCTGCTGGCCGGCCGGCAGTGCGATGCCCTGTTCGTGACTGTCCGAGGCGAGGCGATGCATCGTCAGACCTTCTGGCTGATGGTGGGGCGCTATGCCAGAGAGGCCGACATACGCGCCCCGATATCGCCGCACGTGCTGCGCCACGCTTTCGCGACGCATCTCGTCAATCATGGCGCCGACTTGCGCGTGGTGCAGATGCTGCTCGGCCATGCGGATATTTCGACAACGCAGATCTATACCCACGTAGCGCGCGAACGGTTGAAGACGCTGCACGCGCAGCACCATCCTAGAGGTTGA
- a CDS encoding VTT domain-containing protein, with translation MKDIQTLLLAHGPLLVFVNVLLEQAGLPIPAYPLLVVAGALVLHGDLSWPLTLGAAVLACLIADAAWFAGGRRFGAGLLSTVCRVSISRDSCIRQTQSLYWRTGPRVLLVAKFLPGASALSTVMSGFAGLPFRTFLSYDAAGSLIWAGSALIVGIAFNDMVGVVLDALAEYGGYGLLAVAVALALYLTYRWIRRARTIRRFAHVRRVTLDELEEMRAAGCVPVLIDVRANSEQPLPGAVAVDPHVKAADGRFPWPLDAHIVVYCACPQEISAAVMADRLLKAGYRNVSALAGGYDAWVARQRTAQGPGEPAPSRG, from the coding sequence TTGAAAGACATCCAGACCCTGCTGCTGGCCCACGGCCCGCTGCTGGTATTTGTGAACGTATTGCTGGAGCAGGCTGGCCTGCCGATTCCCGCCTATCCCTTGCTGGTCGTGGCCGGCGCCCTGGTGCTGCACGGCGACCTGTCCTGGCCCCTGACCCTCGGCGCGGCGGTGCTGGCTTGCCTGATCGCCGATGCGGCCTGGTTCGCGGGCGGCCGGCGGTTCGGCGCCGGTCTCCTGAGCACGGTGTGCCGCGTTTCCATATCCCGCGATTCCTGCATCCGGCAGACGCAATCGCTCTACTGGCGCACCGGGCCGCGCGTATTGCTGGTGGCGAAGTTCCTGCCGGGCGCAAGCGCCTTGTCCACCGTGATGTCGGGCTTCGCCGGGCTGCCGTTCCGCACCTTCCTGTCCTATGACGCGGCGGGCTCGCTGATCTGGGCGGGGTCCGCGCTGATTGTCGGCATCGCCTTCAACGACATGGTCGGCGTGGTGCTGGACGCGCTCGCGGAATACGGCGGTTATGGTTTGCTCGCCGTGGCGGTGGCGCTGGCGCTTTACCTGACCTACCGCTGGATACGCCGGGCGCGCACGATCCGGCGTTTTGCGCACGTGCGGCGGGTCACGCTGGACGAACTGGAAGAGATGCGGGCCGCCGGCTGCGTGCCGGTCCTGATCGACGTGCGCGCCAATAGCGAACAGCCCCTGCCGGGCGCGGTCGCGGTCGATCCGCACGTCAAGGCCGCCGACGGCCGCTTCCCCTGGCCGCTGGACGCGCATATCGTCGTCTATTGCGCCTGCCCCCAGGAGATTTCGGCGGCCGTCATGGCGGACCGCCTGCTGAAGGCGGGGTACCGCAACGTGTCCGCGCTGGCGGGCGGCTATGACGCCTGGGTGGCGCGCCAGCGGACGGCGCAGGGGCCGGGTGAGCCCGCGCCCTCGAGAGGTTGA
- a CDS encoding metallophosphoesterase has protein sequence MRRPPIINRILAIGILVHLYIALRLLPDAPIPQAARWLGALYLALSCLLIPLGARARQLPPSWGRAAAWAGLLAMGFFSSLFVLTLLRDVLLFAVWAADALRGVPADETALRGSSALWVPVLALLLTLVGLFNARRRARIVTVNVPIAGLPPALDGFTIAQISDIHVGPTIRRPYVEAIVAAVNRMEADVVAITGDVVDGPVHQLAPHAAPLGQLRARHGVYLVTGNHEYYSGAREWVAEFERMGLCVLSNRHVVIAHGGTPLVLAGVTDYSAGQFDPAQRSDPRGALLGAPPDAAVRILLAHQPRSAFAAEPAGYTLQLSGHTHGGQFLPWNFFVRLQQPFTAGLRRLGRLWVYTSRGTGYWGPPKRVGAPSEITRIRLVPARL, from the coding sequence ATGCGCCGCCCTCCCATTATCAACCGCATCCTCGCCATCGGCATTCTCGTGCATCTCTACATCGCGCTGCGGCTGCTTCCGGATGCGCCCATCCCGCAGGCGGCGCGCTGGCTGGGGGCCCTTTACCTGGCGCTGTCCTGCCTGCTCATCCCGCTGGGCGCGCGCGCCCGGCAGCTGCCGCCATCGTGGGGCCGGGCAGCGGCGTGGGCCGGCCTGCTGGCGATGGGGTTTTTCTCCTCGCTCTTCGTGTTGACCTTGCTGCGCGACGTGTTGCTGTTCGCCGTGTGGGCGGCGGACGCGCTGCGCGGTGTGCCGGCCGACGAAACCGCCCTGCGCGGGTCGTCCGCGCTATGGGTGCCCGTCCTGGCGCTGTTGCTGACGCTGGTCGGCCTGTTCAATGCCCGGCGGCGCGCGCGCATTGTCACGGTCAACGTGCCGATCGCTGGCCTGCCGCCCGCCCTGGATGGATTCACGATCGCGCAGATCAGCGACATCCACGTCGGTCCCACCATCCGGCGTCCCTATGTCGAGGCCATCGTCGCCGCCGTGAACCGGATGGAGGCCGACGTGGTCGCCATCACGGGCGATGTGGTGGACGGCCCGGTGCATCAATTGGCGCCGCATGCCGCACCGCTGGGCCAACTGCGCGCGCGCCACGGCGTCTACCTGGTCACGGGCAATCACGAGTACTACTCCGGCGCCCGTGAATGGGTGGCGGAATTCGAAAGGATGGGCTTGTGCGTGCTGTCGAACCGGCATGTCGTGATCGCGCATGGGGGGACGCCGCTGGTGCTCGCCGGCGTCACGGACTACAGCGCGGGCCAATTCGACCCCGCGCAGCGCAGCGATCCGCGCGGGGCGCTGCTGGGCGCGCCGCCCGATGCCGCCGTGCGCATCCTGCTGGCGCACCAGCCGCGCAGCGCCTTCGCCGCCGAGCCGGCGGGCTACACCCTGCAGCTGTCCGGGCATACCCACGGCGGCCAGTTCCTGCCCTGGAATTTCTTTGTCCGCCTGCAGCAGCCCTTCACGGCCGGGCTGCGCAGACTGGGACGGTTGTGGGTCTATACCAGCCGGGGCACCGGCTACTGGGGCCCGCCCAAGCGCGTCGGCGCTCCGTCGGAAATCACCCGCATCCGGCTGGTGCCCGCGCGCCTGTAG
- a CDS encoding ABC transporter ATP-binding protein, with product MKAEKNLLDLSGVSKVFRTADGAIRSVLENVDFHLREGEIVALLGKSGSGKSTLLRIMAGLIPADQGSVHYRGQPLYGPAAGIAMVFQSFALFPWLTVRQNVALGLEAQGVPAAEREQRAEAALELIGLAGFGGALPRELSGGMRQRVGIARALATDPDVLLMDEAFSALDVLTGESLRDDMLELWEERRIGTRGILVVSHNIEEAVMMADRILIFSSDPGRVRDEIRVGLPRPRNAESAEVRALVDQVYSLMTAKPQPSAAAGAALPAVHQAYRLPDANVGTMEAVLELLAEPPLNGRADLPRLAEEAGLPDEELFPAYEALGLLGLAVVEQGDIALTPVGRRYAASEQQERQEIFGRQLLAHIPLAASICHSLQQEPTGELPEKQFLDVLEGFLKPDEAERVLKVAVEWGRYGEVYGYDYHTGRLHLPTAPASE from the coding sequence ATGAAGGCCGAAAAGAATCTGCTGGACCTGAGCGGTGTCAGCAAGGTGTTCCGCACCGCCGATGGAGCGATCCGCTCGGTGCTCGAGAACGTCGATTTCCATCTGCGGGAAGGCGAGATCGTGGCGCTGCTCGGCAAATCCGGATCGGGCAAATCGACGCTGCTGCGGATCATGGCGGGCTTGATTCCGGCGGACCAGGGCAGCGTCCATTATCGCGGCCAGCCCTTGTACGGGCCCGCGGCGGGCATTGCGATGGTGTTCCAGTCCTTTGCCCTGTTTCCCTGGCTCACCGTGCGCCAGAATGTGGCGCTTGGGCTCGAAGCCCAGGGCGTGCCGGCGGCCGAGCGGGAGCAGCGCGCCGAGGCCGCGCTGGAGCTGATCGGACTGGCGGGATTCGGCGGCGCGCTGCCGCGCGAGCTGTCGGGCGGCATGCGCCAGCGTGTCGGCATCGCCAGGGCGCTGGCCACCGATCCGGACGTGTTGCTGATGGACGAGGCGTTTTCCGCGCTGGACGTGCTGACCGGGGAGTCGCTGCGCGACGATATGCTGGAGCTGTGGGAGGAACGGCGCATCGGTACGCGCGGCATCCTGGTCGTATCGCACAACATCGAGGAGGCCGTGATGATGGCGGACCGCATCCTCATTTTTTCCAGCGACCCGGGCCGCGTGCGCGACGAAATACGCGTCGGCCTGCCGCGTCCGCGCAATGCCGAATCTGCCGAAGTCCGCGCGCTGGTCGACCAGGTCTATTCGCTCATGACCGCCAAGCCCCAGCCTTCGGCCGCCGCAGGCGCCGCCTTGCCCGCCGTGCACCAGGCCTATCGCTTGCCGGATGCCAACGTCGGCACGATGGAAGCCGTGCTGGAGCTGCTCGCCGAACCGCCCCTTAACGGGCGCGCCGACTTGCCCCGCCTGGCAGAGGAGGCCGGATTGCCGGATGAGGAACTGTTCCCCGCCTACGAAGCGCTGGGGCTGCTCGGGCTGGCGGTGGTAGAGCAGGGCGATATCGCACTGACGCCGGTGGGCCGCCGCTACGCGGCATCCGAGCAGCAGGAGCGCCAGGAGATTTTCGGCAGGCAGTTGCTGGCGCACATTCCGCTGGCGGCCAGTATCTGCCACTCGCTTCAGCAGGAGCCAACCGGGGAGTTGCCGGAAAAACAGTTCCTGGACGTGCTGGAAGGTTTTCTCAAGCCCGACGAAGCCGAACGCGTGCTCAAGGTGGCGGTGGAGTGGGGGCGTTACGGCGAGGTCTACGGTTACGACTATCACACCGGCCGGCTGCACCTGCCGACGGCGCCGGCATCCGAGTAG
- a CDS encoding ABC transporter permease translates to MAKPYAVGTPLPISLDPAYLPYYLLRTTLRMFMALGASLIFSFAFAAVASKSRVAEKILVPAVDILQSIPILGFLSITVTGFIALFPGRLLGVECAAIFAIFTSQAWNMALSLYQSIRTVPSELNEAARVFRLSGWQRFWRLELPYATPALLWNMMLSMSGGWFFVVASEAITVSNQDIKLPGIGSYIAVAIDAQNVRAIVYAIVAMAVGILLYDQLFFRPLLAWADKFRFEDAQSNTAQQSWLLDWLRRARLTRAWTEAVAQRAQGALGWFRRPYDGTSVRARSRGGNPHVQRAVDAILAALALIAVWRLAVFVHGEVGWGEVAHVFWLGLITLLRVLVLIAIASLVWVPVGIAIGLRPRWSQRIQALAQLLAAFPSNLLFPLAVIVIVAWKLNPEIWLSPLMVFGTQWYILFNVVAGATTIPSDLRYAADNLGLKGWLKWRRFYLPAVFPSFVTGAITASGGSWNASIVAEVVTWGNTTLTATGLGGYIADMTTRGDFPRIALGIGVMCIFVMGLNRFLWRRLYLLAEKWSR, encoded by the coding sequence ATGGCCAAGCCGTACGCAGTGGGTACGCCGCTGCCGATCTCGCTGGATCCCGCCTATCTGCCGTATTACCTGTTGCGCACCACGCTGCGCATGTTCATGGCTTTGGGAGCGTCGCTGATCTTCAGTTTCGCGTTCGCCGCCGTGGCGTCGAAGTCGCGCGTGGCCGAAAAGATTCTGGTGCCCGCCGTGGACATCCTGCAGTCCATTCCCATCCTGGGCTTTCTTTCGATCACGGTCACCGGCTTCATTGCGCTGTTTCCGGGGCGTCTGCTGGGTGTCGAGTGCGCGGCCATCTTCGCGATTTTCACCTCGCAGGCCTGGAACATGGCCCTGAGCCTGTATCAGTCCATACGCACCGTGCCGTCGGAGCTGAACGAGGCCGCCCGCGTTTTCCGCCTGAGCGGCTGGCAGCGCTTCTGGCGCCTGGAGCTGCCCTACGCCACGCCCGCGTTGCTTTGGAACATGATGCTGTCCATGTCGGGGGGCTGGTTCTTCGTGGTCGCCTCCGAAGCGATCACGGTGTCGAACCAGGACATCAAGCTGCCCGGCATCGGGTCGTACATTGCCGTGGCGATCGATGCGCAAAATGTGCGGGCCATCGTCTATGCGATCGTCGCGATGGCCGTCGGCATCCTGCTGTACGACCAGTTGTTTTTCCGCCCGCTGCTGGCATGGGCGGACAAGTTCCGCTTCGAGGACGCCCAAAGCAATACCGCTCAGCAATCATGGCTGCTCGATTGGCTGCGGCGCGCGCGATTGACGCGCGCCTGGACCGAGGCCGTCGCCCAGCGCGCGCAGGGCGCCCTGGGCTGGTTCCGCCGTCCTTACGACGGGACTTCGGTGCGCGCCCGCAGCCGGGGCGGCAACCCCCATGTCCAACGCGCCGTGGACGCCATCTTGGCCGCGCTGGCGCTGATCGCCGTCTGGCGGCTTGCGGTATTCGTCCATGGCGAGGTCGGCTGGGGCGAAGTCGCGCACGTGTTCTGGCTCGGCCTGATCACACTGCTCCGCGTCCTGGTGCTGATCGCGATCGCGTCTCTTGTCTGGGTGCCGGTGGGCATCGCGATCGGCCTGCGGCCGCGCTGGTCGCAGCGGATCCAGGCGCTGGCGCAGCTGCTGGCGGCGTTTCCGTCGAACCTGCTGTTTCCGCTGGCCGTCATTGTCATCGTGGCCTGGAAACTCAATCCCGAGATCTGGCTCAGTCCGCTGATGGTCTTCGGCACGCAGTGGTATATCTTGTTCAACGTGGTGGCCGGGGCCACCACCATCCCCAGCGACCTGCGGTACGCCGCCGACAACCTCGGCCTGAAAGGCTGGCTGAAATGGCGGCGTTTCTATCTGCCCGCGGTGTTTCCCAGCTTCGTCACCGGCGCGATCACGGCCAGCGGCGGTTCCTGGAACGCCAGTATCGTCGCCGAGGTCGTGACCTGGGGCAACACCACGCTGACCGCGACGGGGTTGGGAGGCTATATCGCCGACATGACGACGCGTGGCGATTTCCCGCGCATCGCGCTCGGCATCGGCGTCATGTGCATTTTCGTGATGGGGTTGAACCGCTTCCTGTGGCGCCGCCTGTACCTGCTGGCGGAAAAGTGGAGCCGATGA